A DNA window from Naumovozyma dairenensis CBS 421 chromosome 7, complete genome contains the following coding sequences:
- the TCA17 gene encoding Tca17p (similar to Saccharomyces cerevisiae YEL048C; ancestral locus Anc_1.491): MSTIIPSFITVIDTRDVPIIVFVPRQESDDVNKVLKYNTFSNISLDYFESRLINWSITDDVTPIKLLFQLEGVSVFGMFIKQTNLKIVIGFTGNLPDPTDNALVGIFKSVRKTYIDIKCNPFLNYSLDDGANQELKEKIDAKFHELFSSKI; the protein is encoded by the coding sequence ATGTCTACAATTATACCGTCCTTCATAACAGTCATAGATACCAGAGATGTTCCCATTATTGTATTTGTGCCACGACAGGAATCTGATGATGTCAACAAAGTGCTAAAATATAATACCTTTTCCAATATTTCTCTCgattattttgaaagtcGATTGATTAATTGGTCTATCACTGATGATGTAACACCAATCAAGTTACTATTCCAATTAGAAGGTGTTTCCGTGTTCGGTATGTTCATTAAGCAGACAAATCTGAAAATTGTTATTGGATTCACTGGTAATTTGCCAGATCCTACGGACAATGCTCTCGTTGGTATATTTAAATCCGTAAGAAAGACTTATATCGACATTAAATGTAATccatttttgaattattcCTTAGATGATGGTGCTAAccaagaattgaaagaaaaaatagatGCAAAGTTCcatgaattattttcatcgaAGATTTAA
- the FRD1 gene encoding fumarate reductase (similar to Saccharomyces cerevisiae YEL047C and OSM1 (YJR051W); ancestral locus Anc_1.490) translates to MASTITTDLKNLSISEPVVIIGSGLAGLASANQLVNKYKIPIVILEKESSLGGNSIKASSGINGAHTTTQSNLNVNDTPELFFNDTTKSAKGKGVETLMDKLAKDSHLAVEWLQSEFDLKLDLLAQLGGHSVPRTHRSSGKLPPGFEIVSALSKNLKNLAESNPELVKINLDSKVTDIKVEDKKVTGVEFINTQNDKVETLNTSNVIFCSGGFGFSKEMLQEYAPDLVNLPTTNGKQTTGDGQKILSKLGADLIDMDQIQVHPTGFVDPQDPESHWKFLAAEALRGLGGILLSPSTGKRFVNELDTRDVVTEAIQIQCSKANNKALLVLGEGIYEDLKNNLDFYMFKKLIKKITLKQVVEDYKLPITSDELAEHLNQYSTAAKDTFNRPLVVKNLGDEITSETNVFIGEVTPVVHFTMGGAKINTKSQVINKDGQILAQGLYAAGEVSGGVHGANRLGGSSLLECVVFGRTAADSIANVN, encoded by the coding sequence ATGGCATCCACTATCACTACCGACTTGAAAAACCTCTCAATCTCTGAACCAGTAGTCATCATCGGTTCCGGTCTAGCTGGTCTTGCATCTGCAAACCAATTAGTCAACAAATACAAAATCCCAATCGTCATCTTAGAAAAGGAGTCATCTTTAGGAGGAAATTCTATCAAGGCTTCGAGTGGTATCAATGGTGCTCATACTACTACTCAATCCAATCTAAACGTAAATGATACTCCTGAATTATTCTTTAACGATACCACGAAATCTGCAAAGGGTAAAGGTGTTGAGACTTTAATGGATAAATTGGCTAAAGATTCACACTTGGCCGTGGAATGGTTACAATCTGAATTcgatttgaaattagattTATTGGCTCAATTAGGTGGTCATTCCGTACCAAGAACTCATAGATCATCAGGAAAATTACCTCCTGGTTTCGAAATTGTTTCTGCTTTAtctaaaaatttgaaaaatttggcTGAATCAAATCCTGAATTAGTTAAGATTAATTTAGATTCAAAAGTAACAGATATTAAAGTGGAAGACAAGAAAGTCACTGGTGTGGAATTTATCAACACTCAAAATGATAAGGTTGAAACTTTAAACACTTCAAATGTCATCTTTTGTTCAGGTGGGTTTGGATTCTCCAAGGAAATGTTACAAGAATATGCTCCTGATTTAGTAAATTTACCAACAACTAATGGTAAACAAACTACAGGTGATGgtcaaaaaatattatcgAAATTAGGCGCTGATTTAATCGATATGGATCAAATTCAAGTTCATCCAACTGGGTTCGTCGATCCTCAAGATCCAGAATCTCATTGGAAATTCTTAGCTGCAGAAGCATTGAGAGGGTTAGGTGGTATCTTATTAAGTCCATCCACAGGTAAAAGATTCGTCAATGAATTAGATACAAGAGATGTCGTCACTGAAGccattcaaattcaatgtTCTAAGGCAAACAATAAAGCTCTTTTAGTACTAGGTGAAGGTATCTatgaagatttgaaaaataatttggatttttatatgttcaagaaattaataaaaaaaattactttGAAGCAAGTTGTCGAAGATTATAAATTACCTATCACCAGTGATGAGTTGGCTGAACATTTAAACCAATACTCTACTGCAGCAAAGGATACTTTTAACCGTCCATTAGTAGTTAAGAATCTTGGTGATGAAATAACTTCAGAAACTAACGTTTTCATCGGGGAAGTTACTCCAGTAGTTCATTTCACTATGGGTGGTGCAAAGATAAACACAAAATCACAAGttataaataaagatgGACAAATCTTAGCACAGGGTTTATACGCTGCAGGTGAAGTCTCTGGTGGGGTTCATGGTGCAAACAGATTGGGTGGGTCTAGTTTATTAGAATGTGTCGTTTTCGGTAGAACTGCTGCTGATAGCATTGCAAATgttaattaa
- the IES6 gene encoding Ies6p (similar to Saccharomyces cerevisiae IES6 (YEL044W); ancestral locus Anc_1.488), producing MNNNSNNNAANDNRLEFIRKVTEQNTLPVPSPFKRVQQKKSRRHKAVKQLLSEENKRINAIFQQEQQDNDADKNIKHKRLVPKVTYFNVDAPPSLRPPKKYCDITGLKGPYRSPTTNIRYHNAEIYQLIVKPMAPGVDQEYLKLRGANFVLK from the coding sequence atgaataataacagtaaTAACAATGCAGCAAATGATAACAGATTGGAATTTATTAGGAAAGTGACAGAACAGAATACACTTCCAGTTCCCTCTCCATTCAAGAGAGTTCAACAAAAGAAATCTAGAAGGCATAAGGCAGTGAAGCAATTATTATcagaagaaaacaaaagaataaatGCTATATTTCAgcaagaacaacaagacAATGATGCCGATAAGAATATCAAACATAAACGTCTTGTACCTAAGGTAACATATTTTAATGTGGATGCCCCACCATCTTTGAGACCGCCAAAGAAATATTGTGATATTACAGGGTTGAAGGGTCCATATAGATCACCAACGACTAATATAAGGTATCATAATGCTGagatttatcaattaattgtGAAACCAATGGCTCCAGGAGTTGATCAAGAATACCTAAAACTAAGAGGTGctaattttgttttgaaatAG
- the NDAI0G00240 gene encoding uncharacterized protein (similar to Saccharomyces cerevisiae YBR259W; ancestral locus Anc_1.344) has translation MRRYGDIPLPVVFDKTLTAFKNCPTRDLAAEIYQYAVYICEMSDAIDGDIPSKDWIKQKLKGYLDETIEECKYMRNKCRPFDQWQKVFDIKRKFDMRLALLTGTIGYIEDGDEYISSKERGLDMVSSYKYTIIEMINHEVKSLRDFFQDAYRNYVIHDVKNAYNDAVEIYNTIETFERIRSNRREEPYYDLSEYEGGFGLSIVTNGISGSLTKPLPIGEILQIFERAVRLELQFSLKGSALVKHQALTRFIKNSELLLKSLSGVQLTADTICSLIEASYNAESPDSFKEAFINERKSSFVDDFNDIIIKNINLTEPNQTKKSHRFPFSEGTQQYKDRLLLNLRTAFKDSVSDIPSFNKKLIKYCNLKIKSNYDEIRIYAEKEGVLSNSDRKWVNWMRLFFQYYVPTNTNFINQYYLPSTLKRILMLNMEYTTFFKNKRSIEAALNKEFTKYLPIEYTPVNELIQQALHMKPELINNDETSLFLLHLKSEGFGYGLPDHSKDTVQPLWLHKSFTDTWQQKRDEYKKQGKTLHNSFGMHVMEMSSNITLTDNRCLTLVVNPNIAAILYQFNDADTIPVSVLKEKLMVERNQELQFNASLKKLLRHGILLLNNKQLTFNDDFKPNPHENETGVLKLM, from the coding sequence ATGCGTAGGTACGGAGATATTCCTTTACCGGTAGTATTTGACAAGACCTTAACGGCATTTAAGAACTGTCCAACAAGAGATTTGGCTGCTGAGATCTATCAATATGCTGTGTATATTTGTGAAATGTCTGATGCCATAGATGGAGATATACCCTCCAAGGATTGgatcaaacaaaaattaaaaggtTATCTGGATGAAACAATAGAAGAATGTAAGTATATGAGGAACAAATGTCGTCCCTTTGATCAATGGCAAAAAGTTTTTGacattaaaagaaaattcgATATGCGATTGGCATTATTAACTGGCACAATTGGATACATCGAAGATGGGGACGaatatatatcttcaaaAGAACGTGGCCTTGATATGGTTAGttcatataaatatacCATCATTGAAATGATTAATCATGAGGTGAAATCGTTAAGAGACTTTTTTCAAGATGCCTACAGAAATTATGTTATACACGATGTTAAAAATGCCTATAATGATGCAGTAGAAATTTATAATACAAttgaaacttttgaaagaatCCGCTCAAATAGAAGAGAAGAACCTTATTATGATTTATCGGAATATGAAGGCGGGTTTGGACTATCTATTGTCACGAATGGTATCAGCGGTTCTTTAACGAAGCCACTCCCTATTGGtgaaattttacaaatttttgaaagagCAGTGAGATTGGAATtacaattttctttaaaaggTAGTGCATTAGTAAAACATCAAGCCTTAACCAGATTTATTAAGAATTCTGAATTGCTCCTTAAAAGTTTGTCCGGGGTGCAGTTAACTGCAGATACTATTTGCAGTTTAATAGAAGCTTCTTATAATGCTGAATCACCGGATTCGTTCAAAGAGGCTTTTATAAATGAGCGGAAATCGTCATTTGTAGATGATTTCAACgatataattattaaaaacATTAACTTAACGGAGCCCAATCAAACTAAAAAATCTCATCGGTTTCCCTTTTCCGAAGGTACTCAACAATACAAGGATAGACTTTTACTTAATTTAAGAACTGCATTTAAAGACTCTGTGTCTGATATCCCTTCGtttaacaaaaaattaatcaaatattgtaatttgaaaattaaaagtAATTACGACGAAATTCGAATATATGCGGAGAAAGAAGGGGTGCTATCCAACTCTGACCGAAAATGGGTCAACTGGATGAGGCTGTTTTTCCAATATTATGTACCCACTAATaccaattttattaatcAATATTACTTGCCGAGTACATTAAAGAGAATACTAATGCTTAATATGGAATATAcaacttttttcaaaaacaaacGTAGTATTGAAGCTGCATTAAACAAAGAATTCACAAAGTATTTGCCAATTGAATATACACCAGTTAATGAACTTATCCAACAGGCGCTTCATATGAAACCAgagttaataaataatgatgaaacttCATTGTTTTTACTTCATCTAAAATCAGAAGGATTTGGATATGGTTTACCAGATCATTCCAAAGATACTGTCCAACCATTATGGTTACATAAATCATTCACTGATACTTGGCAGCAGAAAAGAgatgaatataaaaaacaGGGGAAAACATTACATAATAGTTTTGGGATGCATGTCATGGAAATGTCCTCTAACATCACATTAACAGATAACCGATGTTTAACTTTAGTCGTTAATCCTAACATAGCGGCAATTTTATACCAATTTAATGATGCTGATACTATACCAGTTTCTGTACTAAAGGAGAAATTAATGGTGGAAAGGAACCAAGAATTACAATTCAATGCCAGCTTAAAGAAATTACTTAGACATGGAATACTGTTGTTAAATAATAAGCAACTTActtttaatgatgatttcaaACCTAATCCGCATGAAAACGAAACAGGAGTTTTAAAGCTTATGTAG
- the PRP39 gene encoding Prp39p (similar to Saccharomyces cerevisiae PRP39 (YML046W); ancestral locus Anc_1.493), whose translation MSIPNEAGILRAGVDQNTDALKGLDASFLKENPDFVDAYRQIRWDDINTLNKLIAMTEQLVVKYKDPNDTIKQSIEIIFYQILQRYPLFFGYWKKFTAIEYQLYGLEKSIATLAKSVEAFPTSLELWCDYLNVLLTNNPDEVDLIRSNFLVARTLVGYHFLSHPFWDKYIEFESKQEQWDKVNEIYQELITIPLHQYAKYCTAYKNFLHGPNATNAFKDPQLEVKFKKTYDLVNKLWVYESRIRQNFFNLTPLSAEEIQNWEQYLNFIIENQSILGLKTELIKYIFERCLIPCLYIEKFWLLYTQWMKTQVNMKEEKENESFFTLQDVIYLYQRGAKMLPVQLKEYRIDYIVYLKTIYRKEKEYVFVIFTEAIFELIQMWPHEPRLMTEYLILLKRHDFPSSIEQTSQEILGQQTSFASFLDSTIKNFLSNKPKKENPIDDMINQSNFSIVVVELIKVIWLVLKNIIQTRKYFNYFSKLPALKSSTTFWSTYYKFEKSTKNFAKLNKFITNLGKEITLPTATINDILTDYQSFYLINSNLNDYQTSDTSANSNDITIDPLLQSQFKINDPQWIPEKHHTTLRSEWYKTKQYRENGHVGIIFDRPYIVNQILDRDSKSFKNVPPPSPICKNLEKINHIGKSKDIFTEEYLNKLYN comes from the coding sequence ATGTCGATACCTAATGAAGCTGGGATTCTGCGTGCAGGAGTTGATCAAAATACCGATGCTTTAAAAGGATTGGATGCATCTTTTTTGAAGGAAAATCCAGACTTTGTCGATGCTTACAGACAAATTAGATGGGATGACATTAATACTTTGAACAAATTGATAGCAATGACTGAACAACTAGTGGTCAAATACAAGGATCCAAATGATACTATCAAGCAGTCTATTgagataatattttatcagATTTTACAAAGATACCCACTATTTTTCGGATACTGGAAGAAATTCACTGCTATAGAATATCAATTGTACGGATTAGAAAAGTCCATAGCAACCCTAGCAAAATCTGTAGAAGCATTCCCAACAAGTTTAGAATTATGGTGTGATTATTTGAATGTACTTTTAACAAATAATCCCGATGAAGTGGATCTAATACGATCGAACTTTCTCGTAGCTAGAACTTTAGTAGgatatcattttttgtCTCATCCATTTTGggataaatatatagagTTTGAATCCAAACAGGAACAATGGGACAAGGTTAATGAAATATACCAAGAACTAATTACAATACCATTACATCAATATGCCAAGTATTGTACAGCATATaagaattttcttcatgGACCTAATGCTACAAATGCATTCAAAGATCCTCAATTAGAAGttaaattcaagaaaacaTACGATCTTGTTAATAAACTGTGGGTTTATGAGTCAAGAATAAGacaaaatttctttaatttaaCTCCTCTATCGGctgaagaaattcaaaattggGAACAATATctaaattttattatcgaAAACCAATCCATTTTAGGTCTGAAAAcagaattaataaaatatatttttgaaagatgttTAATACCCTGcttatatattgaaaagttttgGTTGCTTTACACTCAATGGATGAAAACGCAAGTTAATATGaaagaggaaaaagaaaacgaATCATTTTTTACTTTACAAGATGTAATTTACTTATATCAACGAGGTGCAAAGATGTTACCAGTGCAGTTAAAAGAATATCGTATTGATTACattgtttatttgaaaaCCATATATAGGAAGGAAAAGGAATATGTGTTCGTTATCTTTACGGAAGCAATTTTTGAACTAATACAAATGTGGCCACATGAACCAAGGCTCATGACTGAATATTTAATACTATTGAAAAGACATGATTTTCCTTCTAGTATTGAACAGACGTCTCAAGAAATATTGGGTCAACAGACATCGTTTGCCTCATTTTTAGATTCAACcataaaaaatttcttgaGTAATAAACCTAAGAAGGAAAATCCAATAGATGACATGATAAACCAGAGtaacttttcaattgtaGTGGTAGAGCTAATTAAAGTAATCTGGTTAGtcttaaaaaatataatccaGACGAGGAAGTATTTCAATTATTTTAGTAAATTGCCAGCTTtaaaatcatcaacaacatTCTGGTCAACatattataaatttgaaaaatcaacaaaaaatttTGCTAAATTAAACAAGTTTATTACAAATTtaggaaaagaaattactTTACCAACGGCAACGATAAATGATATCTTAACTGACTATCAatctttttatttgataaattcgAACTTGAACGATTACCAAACATCAGATACGAGTGCGAATTCTAATGATATCACAATCGATCCACTACTTCAATCtcaattcaaaatcaatgaCCCTCAATGGATACCTGAAAAACACCATACCACGCTGCGATCAGAATGGTACAAGACTAAGCAATATAGGGAAAATGGGCACGTCGGTATCATCTTTGACAGGCCATACATTGTAAATCAAATATTGGACCGGGACTCGAAGTCATTCAAAAATGTACCACCGCCATCACCAATTTGCaagaatttggaaaaaattaatcaCATTGGTAAGTCtaaagatatatttacagaagaatatttgaataaacTATATAATTGA
- the GTA1 gene encoding Gta1p (similar to Saccharomyces cerevisiae YEL043W; ancestral locus Anc_1.487), producing the protein MLVYTLFTAMALLWLSYRLLKFLSIPVFNIVSTLKIKTPPATKVSIDKISTNSITIHWENEPLKQSPNANPISHYLLYLNNSQIAIFPNNSNSLYTCCSITNLLPEKQYQLDFITINKMGFINKLPSIFCMTKKASPSSSGSASASTSSSATKYSGNNTNIPSISASTSNLMDNPDMNSLSMHDNMQPIDSNNPSSSDANSNPNTNSDTSDHKKNDMIKTRKWRRNTLNTAIPPYPNNASNNNGNFQSALQNANFVISSHGSSVSLSKLNVPSNANSTSSPLVNSTLNTTTSSATNLPSYTSLTSLQDLESYSIDDLKKILICSQEDLHDVLNQKQSILQDFQETDLELKLELDNLKLHWNHEIDLRKSLKSNIKSLENSKLLSDLKIDKLNKKIAKLNDKILKMQKEMNLWSVNEFHDFNKENLNEKYSKLMDHANENIKNLNNQILILQNQINLQDDSNKKLNVLKKNKQNNSSSWVSISEETNGINNDDISNNADIINDVSISTEQSQKSSPSPSSSGPITTSADIVALNSLLKKINDQTLERSGLLTNYGEELLSKFSANNNSMLVQLIRDQLKIDQELDSKAKIRRSRMTKRIEYLENNFNDISINNRNLMATLIAQPYNNNPPATVNTSQSRDHYPPPTNLLSSEDQINTNNINGSPILNTTDLNLNMLPNNQQMPLISNQLFDPAQMQSPNQGTNLIPMVSTNSSLLPSNHSINNADIILNPQNSFSHGVPTTVITNTTVTNPDFQWSIANQQQQQQQQQPPQQSPLVLSSPSQEHQVLQREQSAGNDLDQAFAYDNANHLISGLQDIIYDETDYPDSISNYSKGFTTDQLDNYWANQNTLSSPPSIPPTNITSSPFINNQVSSSLRNISMGGDIGTNQSQSLLANISGNHLNMMSSRNSEMKVLSNTLSPQNSNSQQMGHHDRSVSHVHNLITNIDGNSSTISNATNNTNTPHQRHEATFTSPSFNQIWHTMSPVPSTPSNMMDGLTAPSPTDQVESTNKGKVHDSKKAKPMSASASASASKASHIRNQSSNSITSWGTKLGLTHKSTHSSTSTYQNNNNTNENVNVALDTGGSNSTFSSSASSLNKNKDIIEDKKDKSREKAKDKEPGAGSSSTRKMSKLLSRTTMNSLFKLPNQHDTQS; encoded by the coding sequence ATGCTGGTATACACTTTATTCACAGCTATGGCGCTGTTATGGCTCTCATACAGACTGCTGAAATTCCTGTCAATTCCAGTTTTCAATATCGTCTCGACTTTGAAGATTAAGACTCCACCTGCAACAAAGGTTTCCATAGATAAAATCTCTACAAATTCCATTACCATACACTGGGAAAATGAGCCTTTGAAACAATCTCCTAACGCAAATCCTATATCACATTATTTGTTATATCTGAATAATTCTCAAATCGCAATATTCCCAAATAACTCAAACTCGTTATATACATGTTGTTCTATTACCAACTTGCTACCTGAAAAGCAATATCAATTAGATTTTATCACCATAAATAAAATGggtttcattaataaattaccaTCCATCTTTTGTATGACAAAGAAAGCATCGCCGTCGTCTTCCGGGTCTGCATCTGCTTCTACTTCTTCATCGGCAACGAAATATTCAGGTAACAATACAAATATCCCTTCTATTTCTGCATCAACAAGCAATTTAATGGATAATCCAGACATGAACTCTTTATCAATGCATGACAATATGCAACCAATCGATTCTAATAATCCCTCTTCGTCAGATGCTAATAGTAATCCTAACACTAACTCTGATACCTCTGATCataagaaaaatgatatGATAAAAACAAGGAAATGGAGAAGAAATACGTTAAACACTGCTATTCCTCCTTATCCTAATAATGCTAGTAATAACAATGGCAATTTCCAATCTGCTTTACAAAATGCCAATTTCGTAATCTCATCGCATGGTTCATCtgtatcattatcaaaattaaatgTTCCATCAAACGCCAACTCAACATCATCCCCATTAGTTAATTCTACTTTGAACACTACCACCAGCTCGGCTACCAATTTACCCTCTTACACTAGTTTGACCAGTTTGCAAGATCTAGaatcatattcaattgatgatttgaaaaaaatattaatttgttCACAAGAAGATCTACATGATGTATTAAATCAAAAGCAATCAATCTTACAAGATTTCCAAGAAACTGATTTAGAACTAAAATTGGAAttagataatttgaaaCTTCATTGGAATCATGAAATTGACTTAAgaaaatctttgaaatcaaatatcaAATCTTTAgagaattcaaaattattatctgatttgaaaattgataaactaaataaaaaaattgccAAATTAAATGACAAAATCTTAAAGATGCAAAAGGAAATGAATTTATGGTCAGTGAATGAATTTCATGATTTtaataaggaaaatttAAACGAAAAATATTCTAAATTGATGGATCACgcaaatgaaaatatcaaaaacttaaataatcaaattttaattttacaaaatcaaattaatttacaagatgattcaaataaaaagttgaatgttttgaaaaagaacaaacaaaataaCTCTTCCTCTTGGGTTTCTATATCAGAAGAAACTAATggtattaataatgatgatatatcTAATAATGCAGATATTATAAATGATGTTTCCATTTCAACAGAGCAATCACAGAAATCATCACCCTCGCCTTCATCATCAGGTCCAATTACCACTTCAGCAGACATCGTAgcattaaattcattattaaagaaaataaatgatcAAACTTTGGAAAGATCTGGACTGTTAACAAACTATGGTGAAGAATTACTGAGTAAATTTTCTGCTAATAACAATTCAATGCTTGTCCAATTAATTAGagatcaattgaaaattgatCAGGAACTTGATTCAAAAGCGAAAATAAGAAGGTCTAGAATGacaaaaagaattgaatacttagaaaataattttaatgacattagtattaataatagaaaTTTAATGGCAACTTTAATTGCTCAACCATATAATAACAATCCTCCAGCTACTGTAAATACATCTCAATCACGAGATCATTATCCACCGCCAACAAACTTATTATCATCCGAAGATCAAATAAATACTAACAATATTAATGGTAGTCCAATATTAAACACAACAGATTTAAATCTGAATATGCTGCCAAATAATCAACAAATGCCATTAATTAGTAATCAACTGTTTGACCCTGCTCAAATGCAATCACCAAATCAAGGAACAAATTTAATACCAATGGTATCAACTAATTCGTCTTTGTTACCAAGTAATCACAGCATCAATAACGCAGATATCATCTTGAATCCTCAAAATTCCTTTTCTCACGGTGTTCCAACAACGGTGATAACGAATACGACGGTAACTAATCCTGATTTCCAATGGTCAATAGCtaatcaacaacaacaacaacagcagcagcaaccTCCACAGCAGTCGCCATTAGTATTATCATCTCCGTCTCAAGAACATCAAGTGTTGCAACGAGAACAATCTGCAGGTAATGACTTAGACCAAGCATTTGCCTATGATAATGCAAACCATCTTATCAGTGGCTTGCAAGATATCATTTATGATGAAACAGATTATCCGGATAGTATAAGTAATTATTCAAAGGGATTCACTACTGATCAACTTGATAATTATTGGGCAAATCAAAACACGTTATCCTCACCACCTTCCATACCACCTACTAATATTACGTCTTCCCCATTTATTAACAATCAAGTGTCTTCATCTTTAAGAAACATCTCAATGGGAGGAGATATCGGAACAAATCAATCACAAAGTTTGCTAGCAAACATTTCAGGTAATCATCTTAATATGATGTCATCACGTAACAGTGAAATGAAAGTGCTCTCTAATACATTATCACCAcagaattcaaattcacAGCAGATGGGACACCATGATCGTTCCGTCTCTCATGTTCATAATCTGATTACAAATATCGATGGAAATAGTAGTACCATTTCTAACGCTACTAACAATACCAATACACCACATCAACGCCATGAAGCTACATTTACATCCCCATCATTTAATCAAATTTGGCATACTATGTCGCCAGTTCCTTCCACTCCATCTAACATGATGGATGGACTAACTGCGCCCTCGCCAACAGATCAAGTTGAATCGACTAATAAAGGAAAAGTTCATGATTCAAAGAAAGCAAAACCAATGTCTGCATCTGCATCTGCATCTGCATCGAAAGCATCACATATAAGAAATCAAAGCTCTAATAGCATAACAAGTTGGGGTACGAAACTCGGTTTAACTCATAAATCTACTCATTCCTCTACGTCTACATatcaaaacaataataatactaatgaGAATGTGAATGTGGCTCTGGATACCGGTGGATCAAATTCCACATTTTCATCGTCTGcttcatcattaaataaaaacaaagatATAATAGAAGACAAGAAAGACAAGAGCAGAGAGAAAGCTAAAGACAAAGAACCCGGTGCTGGCTCTTCTTCTACAAGGAAAATGtcgaaattattatcaagaacTACAATGAACAGTTTATTTAAACTACCTAACCAGCACGATACTCAGTCGTGA